The Erythrolamprus reginae isolate rEryReg1 chromosome 3, rEryReg1.hap1, whole genome shotgun sequence genome contains a region encoding:
- the MCMDC2 gene encoding minichromosome maintenance domain-containing protein 2: MKLNLLKMKEAALLYLDRSGGLHKFVTDCKSYCNNESSQTCAVFRFLILVNPSDITELDATLGNYILHKPVKSTQIFQSVCFTAVKTLSLIQQIETEAQMNIVLKLTHLPSLPCYVLSLCKFPFDHTTQRFYVAEGIVIATSIITKYTQGAKFVCSEETCQFSEGFQYIRVHTAGATESATLRNDFVCSLCMSPLKEDKKYRVLGDKQMIEMIDSKAVSLFQGFSGSKTHFRFQSFTVFLRDELSNEMKMGNQYKVIGIPICMQSCLQASICLEANSVYPSNSSGPSCVSEKIKYLLSLTSNSCWKFTAILADSFASKVIPSGIYNILKLSIMLSLVQTLDGDDETADYLDLLVITNDSLILERIMNYSICLVPRGIRHFPSCEVFPTVSKDKFGTGSAIIQAGSALMAKNGICFIGELTSYKKEKLEQLQAVLESRTITKFIPGKKYGETTDQQVIFPIQTSFWSFIDADLSSKKHTQLDNTVTGQLDLSLISTTLIDAFGLLIYCNEASCCQSPFPVTNFIFKKSINSEDIYSVTQQLQTQDYEEFLAFSKNLHVELCPESERLIHGYYLASRRVRTQLMNGPNISATSLKILISLSKAHAKLSLRTKVLEQDVLIAVLLFESSLTLKYGASVFCVAPNALFPFELNSENSLNQRDFYLTECYQQLKQFIATYGPVTHVLSSEI, encoded by the exons ATGAAGTTGAATCTTCTGAAAATGAAAGAAGCTGCTTTACTTTATCTTGACAGGAGTGGTGGTCTTCATAAATTTGTTACTGACTGTAAATCATATTGTAATAATG AATCTAGCCAAACTTGTGCTGTTTTCCGGTTTCTAATATTGGTAAACCCATCTGATATTACTGAGTTGGATGCTACCCTTGGAAATTATATTCTGCATAAACCTGTGAAGAGTACCCAGATTTTTCAATCA GTATGTTTTACTGCAGTTAAAACATTGTCATTAATTCAACAAATAGAGACTGAAGCTCAG ATGAACATAGTCCTGAAACTAACACATTTACCTTCCTTGCCCTGTTACGTTCTCAGTCTTTGCAAATTTCCATTTGATCATACTACTCAGAGGTTTTATGTGGCAGAGGGAATAGTGATTGCAACGAGTATCATAACAAAGTATACCCAGGGAGCAAAATTTGTTTGTTCTGAAGAGACATGTCAGTTTTCTGAAG GGTTTCAATATATAAGAGTACATACTGCTGGAGCCACAGAATCTGCAACACTAAGAAATGATTTTGTATGCAGCTTATGTATGTCACCATTGAAAGAAGACAAGAAATATCGAGTTCTTGGTG atAAACAAATGATTGAAATGATTGACTCTAAAGCAGTTAGCTTGTTTCAGGGATTTTCTGGAAGTAAGACACACTTCAGATTTCAATCATTTACAGTGTTTCTAAGAG ATGAATTatccaatgaaatgaaaatgggaAATCAATATAAAGTTATAGGAATTCCTATCTGTATGCAAAGTTGCTTACAAGCCTCAATTTGTCTTGAAGCTAACAGCGTATATCCTTCTAATTCTTCAG GGCCTTCTTGTGTCAGTGAAAAAATTAAGTACCTGCTTTCTTTGACTTCAAATTCATGTTGGAAATTTACAGCAATTCTGGCTGATAGCTTTGCTTCAAAAGTCATTCCATCTGGCATTTATAATATTCTGAAATTGTCCATAATGTTGAGCTTAGTACAGACTCTTGATGGAGATGACGAAACAGCAGACTACTTAGATCTTTTGGTAATAACAAATGATTCTCTTATACTGGAAAG AATTATGAATTATAGTATATGTCTTGTGCCTCGAGGCATTCGGCACTTTCCATCTTGTGAAGTTTTTCCAACTGTATCAAAAGATAAATTTGGAACCGGAAGTGCTATTATTCAGGCTGGTAGTGCTTTAATGGCTAAAAATGGAATATGCTTCATTGGAGAGCTGACTTCATATAAGAAAGAAAAACTTGAACAACTACAAGCAG TACTAGAGAGCAGGACAATTACTAAATTCATTCCAGGAAAGAAATATGGAGAAACTACTGATCAGCAGGTTATTTTTCCAATTCAAACTAGTTTCTGGTCATTTATTGATGCGGATTTATCTTCAAAAAAGCATACACAACTGGATAATACTGTAACTGGCCAGTTG GATTTAAGCTTGATATCAACTACCCTGATAGATGCATTTGGACTTTTGATATACTGCAATGAAGCATCATGTTGTCAGTCTCCATTTCCTGttacaaatttcatttttaaaaaatctattaattCAGAAGATATATATTCTGTCACCCAACAGCTCCAAACGCAAGATTATGAGGAA TTTCTTGCTTTTTCAAAGAATTTGCATGTAGAATTATGTCCAGAATCAGAAAGGTTAATTCATGGCTACTATCTAGCAAGTCGAAGAGTCAGAACACAGCTCATGAATGGACCTAATATCTCAGCAACTTCACTAAAAATCTT gaTTTCGTTGTCCAAAGCGCATGCTAAGCTGAGTCTAAGGACAAAAGTACTCGAACAAGATGTTTTAATTGCAGTGTTATTGTTTGAATCATCTCTTACTTTAAAATATG GTGCATCTGTATTTTGTGTGGCTCCTAATGCACTTTTTCCATTTGAACTCAATTCTGAGAATTCCCTGAATCAAAGGGATTTTTACTTGACGGAGTGCTACCAACAATTGAAACAGTTCATTGCGACATATGGGCCTGTGACACATGTTCTCAGCAGTGAAATTTAA